A stretch of DNA from Diadema setosum chromosome 10, eeDiaSeto1, whole genome shotgun sequence:
GTCAAATGCTTCCTTTCTTTCCCACAGCAAGCAGTAGTACCCAGGCCAGCTGGAACCGTTGCCGTTCCCTCGCAGAACACTGCCGTTGCCCGGTGACTGGCAGTCAAAATCTGGGCGTGGCCAGGTCCGAGATCAAGCAGGGTGTCCGCGAGGTCGTCGTGTGCAAGGACGCAAGCGGCAAAATCGGCCTACGTGTGCGAGACATTAGCAAGGTAAAGTTTCTAGAGTTGGTCATTTCTTTCTAATAAAGATGATACTGTTCTGTTTGTTCCTCTGTACAACTTGTTTTCATGGTAGTCACGCCCACTCATCAATGCCAAACACCTAGCGAAGGAATGCTACTGTTTAATGAGTTTTGACATCATAGGTagaaagtacattgtacgttGTGTGGCAGATTAGATATGTAAGGAATCTTGTGTTTATtattctcctccttctcctgctCCATATCTTTCTGcttcttcacatttttgttgctgaattatttttgtttctgttcagTTATCAGTCAtaaatttttcttttgctttcccTATCTCTTCTGCTACGTTGTATCTCAAatcttttcactttttctttcccACTTTCTACAACAGTGGCAGCATACAGTAGTGTCATAATTTATCAGTTCTTAAATCACCTATGTCATGTAGTAATCTTTTTCTCTCCTCATCCCCCAACAACAGGGTATATTCATCACCTTCTTCAACAAGGGCTCGCCGGCCGCATTGGGCGGGCTCAGGTTCGGCGACCAGATCCTGCAAATCAACGGTGAGAACGTTGCGGGCTACAGCAAGGATAAAGCCATGGGGATCCTGAAGAAGGCAAGCCCCAACAGCATTCGACTGGCCATCAGAGACAGGTGGGTACCCCTCCCAGCTTCCCTGGGAGCAACCCTGTACAGAACATATGCTGTACTTTGTAAGATCTGGCAAGTTTTTCAGCACGTACCTCTCACTTTGATTTCTATTTTAATTGCCATCCATGACTGTCTCCTATCCATTTGAATTTCTTGCCATATTTATAGTTCATTCCGTTTTCTAAGTCAGTTTACAAGAAAAGTATAATATGCACTCATACTTATGCTATTTATTAATCAGAAGTTTTTTCTATTGTCAGATGAATGTTAATTAGGAGTGTAATAGTGCGGAGACAATATGAAACTTGCGAGTGCATCTACTGCTAAGTATTTGATTTATTGAATCTTCTTTTTGCCTTTGTCTGCAAAGAACAAGGTAACTACCATAGCTATCTAATCAAGTTGTCTCTGTTCTATCCAGTTGTTATCGCTGGTTTGAGTAAGCCCGAGCAAACTTTCTGGTTGTTGTGAAAAAACTTGTAGGCTGtgatatttaaaggacaagttcaccttcatagacatgtgggttgagtggatgcagcaatattagtagaacacatcagtgagagtttgaggaaaatcagacaatccgttcaaaagttatgaattttttaagtttctgctcgctcaaggctggatgagaagactacatagcttgtgatgtcacatgtgtacaatgatacaaagaaagaatatagaaaattccacatattttcacttttctcgcaaaacaaaagaacatttaacttctctctttcagaaggcagggggaataatattaccctcaacataatgtcagtaacaagtggaAGAAGTgttcactttattcaaaaagttaatttttgtgaaattttctttttattttctttctatcgtacgcatatgacatcatacactgtagtagtcttctcaacCAGCAGTAACTGCGcatatactttaaaaattcataacttttaaacggattgtctgattttcccaaactttcactcatgtgttctactaatattgttgcatttacACAAcccacatgtacatgaagatgGAACTGTCCTTTAACAATTCTCCTACAGTGAGGATTCACACAGTCATTGAAAATGACTGCTATTGTACATAGCATTACAAGTAATACAAGGGAATCTCAGTATAACAAGCTACTTGGAACCACTGAAATTTTGGTATCATGTTATGTCAGGAATAGAAGCaaaagaatatgtaaagaaaaaggCCTGCAGAATTACCGTGTAATGTCAGGTATCTCGCTAAAATCCCACCTCATTTATAATCAGGTTCCACTGTAATATAAAAGCTTGTGGTAATTGCAATAAATGGTGATAGTTCGAATCTTCTCTTCCTACAAACTCCAGGCCATTTGAGAGAACAATCACACTCCAGAAGGATAGTGCCGGCTACGTGGGCTTCGTCTACAAGAATGGTAAGATCACAAGATCGCCAAGGATACGTCCGCGGCCAGGAACGGACTGCTCATCGACCATGCCATCCTGGAGGTCAACGGTCAGAACGTTGTAGGCCTCACAGGTAAAGtcacttcttttattttttccctgtGATCAGTTTAATGTTGGTGGTATCTAGAAGCAAAGTAATATGTTGCATGAAAATACTGCAGGCTGGGTCTGACTCATCAGCaagatgtttttgttgttttttgtgaacATGTAGCCCCAAACCAGCACCTTTTTATTAttctcccttcttttttttttccatatggGCTGAGGAAACTATTCAAAGTGCAATCAGAATTGACTTTGAAGATATACATCAGCTATTTTCCACTACTTTAACAATGAAGATTATAATTGTGATTATGTTGTAATTCtatgaaatttgtacatttacTCAGTAGACACTACCTCACTTGCCTATTTCAACGAGCATTCctttatattaaatgggttagtcaaataccggttagtgattggctaaacacagtcacgtgatggaggtacatttgttatgttcgcccatgggccaacattcttgtaatgttctcccatgggaaacattttcacataacaaatgacagaaggcctaggaccgcgcgcacagtgaatttggctctgcgcaaGCGAGCGAGCGgttcgagtgcgttgtgctgctGGTGGTTGATGTTGACGTATTTGACCAAAGATCATAAGATCTTTGATTTGACATATATGACTAATCCAtgtaatataacagatgatgacttttgttgtcgggaacatgtaccaaacgttccgccctcagggtttgaaatgctatctcgtgaggctataagtccctcaatagcatttcaaacccttcgggtggaacattcggtatgttccctccccgccagtcatcatctatataatgtgcTCTTTGCAGTCTATTGGGATTCATGATACATTAATGAGATGTtgtaaattttgtttcattttccattttttttccgcAAACAAGGACAAGGAGATTTCAAGCATCCTTGAGGGCGTTTGCCAGACAGTAACGCTGACCATCATGCTAATGTGTTCTTTGACCACATGATGAAGAGGTGAGCAAACTTCGTTGTAGCAGTTGTTgacactcccctcccccccccccccccccccccccccgcccttttCTCTACCCTTTCTCTTgctgtctctctgtcttttcAGCCGGCTATCCACCTATCTACCCAAGGTATACATTCCATTGGTAGCAGTGTTCACACTCATTTTGAAGTGAACCTTCTGTTAATCTCAAGACATTCCAAGTATATACTGTTGTAATGACgatgacaagaaaaaagaaagaaagaaagaaagatgtgtTCACATGTCTGAGAAGAACCAATGAATCAAATAGACAGAATCAAATATACATAATTTTGAAATGGTGTTACTGAAATGTGTAGAAGATTTTTCATCATCTGAAAAGAGCATACTTTGTTTCTGTTCTCCTTGTTGAGTTGTGTTCTCAGGTtattaataaacaaaatgtcatcCACTTCAGCAAATGTGCAAGCACGcctgaatgaaacaaaaaacctttttttttttttttttaaagccataTTTCATTTGTGATATATTTACCAAAAAGATATtatgtcatttatttcattgttttccctTAGTTTATGTTAATACTTTTTTGGCTGCTAGATGTCTATTGTTGAAAAATGCTTGCAGCCATAAATACCAGAAGATTGGGggtaaggggggtgggggtgttcagagaaagagagaggggttTATGGAATAAGGAACTGCTATGCACCTTAGTCCAATATGTGCTACAAGCAACATTCAGCTGAAAACTGTTCTAGACAAATACCAGCACATACTTTTCTGCTGCTCCAGTTCAAAATTACACAATATACCTTTATAGCTCAAACCATAAATATGACATTGtctcttttttatgcctccgcaatgaagtggccagaggcattatgtttcgggtcgtccgtccgtccgtccgtcccgttttgtttttgtcgatatctcaagaaccgtgtggttttacatcaaacttggtatgggGTATATCactgggggataatactttgtgtggattttagggtcacagggtcaaaggtcaaaggtcacaggttattttgtgaaaaaaaattgaaatttcatgtttttctccatatctcgcaaatggttcaaggtatcttcatggaacttagtatatatgcttgtaccgatgggcagtgattatctagggaagttggggtcatgggttaaggtcaggggtcaaggtcaactcctcaaaatatcactactttccttaaaatgcaatatgcctgaagtttttgtttttgttttaacttgatgtatgcatgtattacccaatatgtattctgtgggaagttcttgccaaaatgtcaaaggtcaaaaggtcaagtgaaagtgctgaattgcactttttcctccatatctcaaaagtaacgcaaggtatcatcatgaaacttacatatttatgcatgttcaacctaacagtgattctctttggagctgtgagtcaaaggtcaaaggccaggttagataatgctatttccCGTTTGATACTgatattatactttttctcaataccttgaaaattactcaatgcataaacttataaaaggtcaaaagtcaagtaaaatcttcagttccccaaatacctgcactctgacattttaataattcatccaattgaacctagttctaggaaagtgaacattcagcacatttgtggcaaacctgtcattttaatattttgccaattgtgtgaaactgtcatcacacattgtcaagacattgtactatagacctataggagaaccatgcattatggcggaggcatatcagtcgccgtagcgatatatctagtttttttcttccatctcttTCAACCCTTAGCCTGGCATCCTCACTCGTAAAGAGTTCCATGGATCACTCCGTTCCTGAGATCTAAGGATGAAACATCTCATCAGAATGCCGCATTGCAAGAAACTATTGAAATGCAGGAACAGAgtgagatttttaaaaaaaggacCCATGAAACATGTGAAGATGAACAAGTGACATTTTATGCAGATCTCATTCGGTGACGGAGCTGGAATATCGTCGCAAATGTGTACCATTTGAGGAGGGCATTCTCAGGGGAGGCTCACACCGATGAAAGATGGAGAAGAGgaatggaggaggaggaggaggaggaggaagaggagactGTATGGATTACAAATTAACATGTAATGCCAACTTTGCCCATGTGGATGGAACAGGAGTGCAGGATTTGTCTATCCGGCTGTGAGATACAAGATTTGATTTAATTACAGTATATTGTTTAAAATATTTTCAATCTTAATACGAGATTAATCGAAGGGAAAGCTATAAAAAGGTTAAAGTTATTtacatagaaaaagaaaacacacacactaactTTGCGATATGTAAATAGCAAGCAAaacttgatttttgtttttaaccttTAGCCAAGACATTCCACCATGCCATGTTCATGTTGTTGCTGCACATAATTTGTCATTATGGCAAGGAAGGCACATTTCATTTGATACCGAAGCAGGTAGACATGCTTTTGCACAGGGTTTTGTGTGTAGTTTTTGAAAACTGCATGCTGGGACTGCAGAAAAGCTGACTTGGGATGTAACCACATCAGGTTTGGCTGCTGGAGAGTGAAGTCACTGTAGCATTGCTATTGGGTGGCTAATCACCACAGGATTTGCATAAAATGTACAGTGACAAATAGATTTAAGTGCAATATGGCACTTggtagtggaaaaaaaaaaaaaaaacatattgaagGACAAATTATTGAAAAAGGGGTGTGCAACTATCATTGGTGTCGGtacgtcattttttttcccccctcactGCTGACCAACCTAATGCCAACTGTCACGTGTGTACATGCATAAGTTTACTTTAAGGTGCATATATTCATTTCTAACCTTGTTCCTGTAACCAAAGCCTACTGTTTGTGGCAAATTTAATTTCTTTGATAATGACTCAAGCAGTGTGAAGGCTTTCTCATTCTTCTGGCACAATGATGCACTGAAGCACTCCTCCTGCAAAATCAATAAAGGagaatatctttcttctttttttgtcatagATGATAGTAATTCCCACCTTTGTTTAATCACCTACTTTGCAATCTAGATGACATTCGTGTCCACAAAATGTAATTGATTTAGTGTGATTTTCATCCCTGTCCATGCAAAAAGTCctgaatgattttcttttctctagAATCCTATCGCCATCAATGATCACAttctttatgtgtgtttgtagttGCAATATTGTCCAAGGTGTTAAGTTTCATTAGGATGAAAAAGATGGAAAGCAAAAGGTGTGTACTGTACTCATATCTGTGATTTATAGTGGATAACAGATGCTTTGAGATTTATCGGGGGTGCATGCTGCtctgctttatttcatttcattgtactAAAGGAGACATTTAATCACAAATGATGAAGATACGCAGAGTGAGGCTCACAGAATTGGCAAAAATAATTAGACAAAGCCATGAGGAATATTCATCTCTTGCAACTGATGAATCTCTCTACACAGTCTAgcaactttcatgaatttgaatatccATCTCTTGTTTATCATTAGAGTGAGTAGATAACTCTGGTGTCAGAATATATTAATGCTGCTTGTACATTCTGGagttttatacatgtaccacaatgcatacaaatgtatcatCATGTTGTGTATCAGTGACTAACTAGTGGCatgacatttttgtatgataGCATAAGAgtacttttttttatacaataatcatttgaaataaaCTGGTACAATCATTATAGTACACGACTACCTGTTGTTAAATCTTATGTTTGTAGATTTATGGAAGGCGGTTTGCTGTGTGCTCGCATACCAGTAATATTCCTTCATctatatttttgcttgctaatGATGTAGTGAATGCTGTTCATTTCAACATAGTATTAAGCCTTAACTTATGTCATCAGTACAATTTGTTATCTCTTTGTTATCTGTGTAGTACCCTTTGTTTTtgtgaaacagaaaaaaaaaagaggatagaTTATGTAAATATGAGAATATTCTGGATGATAATGCATTTTGATGACAATGCCTCTTTACTATGTGCCTGTCAGCGTGCATGATAGCGAAACTAATATTAAAGTGGCCATGTGGCTTTCATCTTGTTACAGCTATAACTGACCTGAAAAGGAGGTGTTTGTTGTCCGTTGATGTTGGGAGTTTTGGTTTGTGTGGTGTGTATGCTCAattagtgtacatgtacattcttgGCCTGGTCATCAAGCATATGAAGATTTATGTCAGAGAatgattttaattttattttgtctttttgtatccatgtatgaaaacaaatactactgtaaaaccagaaatatttgtggcatgaaatttttatgaTCAGAGCcaacagtcttttttttttttttttggggggggggagaattttCATTCACTTGGAAATTTATAGTTTTACAGTACAACATATGCAAACCATATATTCTTGAGCAGGAATTTGAAGAATCAGAAATTCTGGAGCGGTTTAATTCACAACCAAAAACTCACAGGAACAGAATGTTTAAGGAATAgtgtagtattggttgaggtgagaattcagcttttaactttttgtgaaatactCAGAAActgctttatgaaatgttaaagagcatacaatttgaagaggaattcaaagtttatttgatggaaatcagttttaaaatggtcgagatatccaaaaacaaagtaaagcaaagcaatcCTAACAAAAGTTGGGTCTCACCTTTtaattaggatcactttgttttggatatctcggctatttcaaaaccaatttcatcaaataaactgtaattcctcctagaatatgttctttcatatttcataagaggttttcattatctcataaaatcctcatcacaaaatgttggaaacctgaagccccatctcaaccgaaactgtaccactCATATAAGTACAATTAATGTAACATTATACTTGGTATAAAGAGTTAGCAATTTCCCACCTTTGagatgatgtacatgtacagcacaTTAACCTTTGTGTAATGACATCCAACATATTGTCAATGTTGCTACTTCCCTAACATTACATCCCTTTCATTGTACAGTTCAGTGGGAAGTGCAGTACAGTGTACTAGATGAACGATTTGTGTCtgtggcaagccaaaaggaaatgcatccagtaaattaGCCATCGGGGCACAAGGGTAAAAATTGGATTTCTGGCAAAAAAAGTTGTCCCTCCATTCGATTAAACAGATGATGTACGTGTCTTCGTGCATCAGTAggaatagtgtgcatgcggtaactatgatTAACATCGAAACCCACTCAGCTTCCCCTCGTGGGTTTAACATTCCATAGCTACCTTGTGCATGCAAATAACCTCCTGATGCACGTCTTGGACCTGTACATCATTTGTATGtaatagaccgggggcccagaagatttattcagctgaaagggttcacactttttaatggtctcatcatatagggatgtgtccaagggtcaataaaatgcattgctggcaagtcacatcctgtaccgtaagctagggacacaaaaagggaccccgaaaaatggatttattcagccgaagggggtcacggacaaaagttggtggatattgctcctttgggtgtacttatactgaaaacagcaatgccagctattttatcctgtacggggccctagacagtagccccaaagggccccacccccataggcctacgtacaaacacacacaaacattgattttattcagttgaaaagagtcacggctaatttcttttgcaattgaagtagttcccatcagagatattcaaaacaccaataccagctattttatcctgtacgggccccagacagtagccccaaagtgccccaccccccataggccatacgtacaaacacacacaaacattgatttcattcgtgcagctgagaagagtcacggctaatttcatttgcaatggaaggagcacccatcagagatatcaaacacaccaaagtcagctatgttatccagtacggggccccggacagtagccccaaaggagctcccccccccccccccccccgacaacaCACCccacactagtttcattcagctgaaaagtgtcacggctaatttcttttgcaatggaagtcgTACCCATcaaagatatccaaaataccaaagccagctattttatcctgcacggggctccagtcagtagccccaaattgctccctccccccccccccccacacaaacacattgattttgttcagctgaatagggtcatggctactttcttttgcaattggtagtaggcatactcatcagagatatccaaacactaaagccagttattttatcctgtacggggtcccagacagtagccccgaagtgcacccccccccaacacacacacacacacacacacacacacacacacacacacacacacacacacacacattagtttcattcagccaaaATGGGTCAGGCTAATTTATGGAAGTATACCCATcaaagatatccaaagcaccaaagccagttattttatcctgaacggggccccatcagacagtagccccaaagtgccccccccccccctctccacacacacacacatacacacacacacacacacacacacacacacactagtttcattcagctgaaaagggtcacggctaatttcttttgcaatggaagtagtacccatcagagatatccaaaataccaaagccagttattttatcctgtatggggccccgcacagtatagccccaaacacgggtaatttcttttacactggaagaagtacctatcagagatattcaacacacaaggctagttatttcatcctgcacagagccctagacagtagctcacagtgtcccatccattatacatgtactgtgaatcagctgaaaatggtcttacaaattcttttgtaacgttaatatcagggcctactgaacagagatatcacaaacactgaagcaagtcatcttatcctgtatacggggtcccataggttacagtagcaaaacactcaagaaatttgcaaaggaagcatacttctgtaggcctatagtgcacaaccaagatgaccatattacgaaaaccagtcatttcatcttgtactaggcccaggttacagtagccataaagtgcccctccccacataattattatgacatcatttagctgaaaagagtcatagtcgtttttcttttacaatcgaagtaggccttagtttacatcatagatacccaaaacatcaaagccagttaggttttcccagccaatttcgcactttttttggttcattaattttgatagaacgttcgaattcgtaaaatgtgtattcaaattggctggtaccctacgttcattcaaattcgccttgacttgccgaaaagtgtatttcagtcattaaatttcgcgaaagacagtcaaattccaaacgtgttcattcaaattcaaatcatgctatttctttgtttcagatctTTTTAAACATGTCTTTCTATCTGTGTTTCgtttcatctataaattactgttataaagcagtaaaagtgtcatatttcttatctagtataactggattttggttgttctgtaaccagactggtaacgctccttctcttcatatacatgtcattataggcctatacgtgtaccagGAATGAGCTTAACTTCATTTTTATANNNNNNNNNNNNNNNNNNNNNNNNNNNNNNNNNNNNNNNNNNNNNNNNNNNNNNNNNNNNNNNNNNNNNNNNNNNNNNNNNNNNNNNNNNNNNNNNNNNNTTTGTATGTAAGTTTAGTGTGTCcaagtgtgcatgcatgtacattatatgtacatccctttaaaggcataatttaccatttgcagatgtaacaaaaacccagcattagtgctttaaaatagttcgaAAATGTGAGTGAGGGATAGAAACGGCcatgaaaatttgaatcggtaaaatctATGTTAAGTATagtaaaacatacaaaatgtgaacaatagttataataaaaatgtttccagactaaactgtccacagtttattgagaaaaatactgatatctccttgtattttaggccTTATTGCAAAAagtttatatggtaggattgttttgtggtacaacagacctacacatatgcatgacAGGCAATATGTATCTTGAACAttgtttaaatcactgctcccaaaggtaaacaggacctgtAATACAGTTaacctcgcataagtcgatcttctcgggactgagcaaaacacatcgacttaggcgagtttcgacttgtgcgtaagtcgaaaaaaaatcgacttacagttaccCCACGCgtacacatgtataatgtacatgtatgttgtctactctggagccgatagctggagcggtgtgcgcgatatttgcccttcagcaagacactttatccacattgaatATTACAgtaattcatttaaaaaattaagagcaaacatctgacatttattctagcatcttatggagccgattgttaccgctgttcatttccaaaactgaaggcaaacatccggctttttttttttttttttggtggcccggcgtgcgtttttggttaCCCCGGTCGCgtattaaccattcgcgaaatcgtgattcgatccGCGAAAAGGCTCCGctaagtacagtgcactcccgttacaacgaacacggttataacgaaatttcgttataacgaagtaaaccttctggtcccaaaattatcaccattaaagtctatggtacaaaattcgcttataacgaacacggttatagcgaaatttccgttataacgaagtcttttccgagcaccacagacaaagaaaaacaaaagaaatgtgctccgttataacgaaatgcgaattgctttcgaaaatacgtagcggaacaagcatttgtagcgtctctgcatgggcgaacgcttcacaccactgtgtgttcgctccttgtgtcacacacagtttctgaggggaacttgcgtttatcattgtaatacagttatcccatcacatttcacatagctttgtcccagtgtatgatgagtattcagcaaacataatatacgtggttccttgttttcgttatatattgtatttgttcggttataacgaaatttcgttacaacgaaagaaaactgccggtcccgagcatttcgttataacgggagtgcactgtatataaggcatagatagctacactcggcaggggctacgtcgtcctttcaccaggtatgggtaacggaaaccaaaatctcgcgagagttcttgcgttacctatcgttaatgtcaacgaaacatcgttaatttgcacttgggatcgttactcatcgtaactacaaacattaattttcccgatcgttagtttgcgttaataacgattcaggtgaaaccgcttgcgttaatgaaacgttaatgtttattgacgcaaaagtttcttttggtaatactgtatgtaaacaaaaactggcgtctcgtgattttgacagtgatttattacacaataaaatcttattcgacttaggcacagtgaattcaatggtttttccgtgaatgtg
This window harbors:
- the LOC140234521 gene encoding LOW QUALITY PROTEIN: syntenin-1-like (The sequence of the model RefSeq protein was modified relative to this genomic sequence to represent the inferred CDS: inserted 3 bases in 3 codons); amino-acid sequence: MSLYPSLEDMKVDQMAQAQANFHQQAQAAAAAAPAIAAAPPGSTVVVTTQGSLYPSLEEWMGLPPAELQAYAAQAQAVVPRPAGTVAVPSQNTAVXPVTGSQNLGVARSEIKQGVREVVVCKDASGKIGLRVRDISKGIFITFFNKGSPAALGGLRFGDQILQINGENVAGYSKDKAMGILKKASPNSIRLAIRDRPFERTITLQKDSAGYVGFVYKNGKIXKIAKDTSAARNGLLIDHAILEVNGQNVVGLTGKDKEISSILEGVCQTVTLTIMXNVFFDHMMKSLASSLVKSSMDHSVPEI